Proteins encoded in a region of the Triticum dicoccoides isolate Atlit2015 ecotype Zavitan chromosome 3A, WEW_v2.0, whole genome shotgun sequence genome:
- the LOC119271604 gene encoding protein MIZU-KUSSEI 1-like: MRNIMERSPHESSFSFSRRHFKWPVLGKSSSHGATSTAAAEEGFVKISSDKHAEDDEEASLAFSSACRSFHSEDFVSPPPKPLKQHRKNTRPGRTAVSRLRTALAAAISGRHRQVGLGSRLTGTLYGHRRGHVHLAFQVDPRACPALLLELTAPTASLVREMASGLVRIALECERSKGASAFPGTTAGAGAGAGRKLLEETVWRAYCNGKGCGYAVRRECGAADWRVLRALEPVSMGAGVIPASCGGGEGDVMYMRARFERVVGSRDSEAFYMINPDSGSNANSVGPELSVYLLRV; encoded by the coding sequence ATGAGAAACATCATGGAGAGAAGCCCCCACgagtcctccttctccttctcccggaGGCACTTCAAGTGGCCGGTTCTCGGCAAGAGCAGCAGCCATGGCGCCACTAGCACCGCCGCCGCGGAGGAAGGTTTCGTCAAGATCAGCTCGGATAAGCAtgccgaggacgacgaggaggcgtCCTTGGCTTtctcctccgcctgccggtcctTCCACTCGGAGGACTTCGTGTCTCCCCCGCCCAAGCCGCTCAAGCAGCACCGCAAGAATACTAGGCCGGGCCGCACGGCCGTGTCGCGCCTGCGCACGGCGCTGGCAGCGGCAATCTCCGGCCGGCACCGGCAGGTCGGCCTCGGCTCGCGGCTTACCGGCACGCTGTACGGGCACCGTCGCGGCCACGTCCACCTCGCGTTCCAGGTCGACCCGCGCGCGTGCCCGGCGCTGCTGCTGGAGCTGACCGCGCCCACGGCGTCGCTAGTTCGCGAGATGGCCTCGGGCCTCGTGCGCATCGCACTCGAGTGCGAGCGCTCCAAGGGCGCCTCCGCATTCCCCGGCACCACTGCTGGCGCGGGCGCCGGCGCGGGCAGGAAGCTGCTGGAGGAGACGGTGTGGCGCGCCTACTGCAACGGCAAGGGATGCGGGTACGCGGTGCGGCGCGAGTGCGGGGCCGCAGACTGGCGGGTGCTGCGCGCGCTGGAGCCCGTGTCCATGGGGGCCGGGGTCATACCGGCGTCATGCGGTGGCGGCGAGGGCGACGTCATGTACATGCGCGCGCGGTTCGAGCGCGTGGTGGGCTCGCGCGACTCGGAAGCATTCTACATGATCAACCCGGACAGCGGCAGCAATGCCAACAGCGTCGGCCCCGAGCTTAGCGTCTACCTTCTTAGAGTTTGA